The following proteins are encoded in a genomic region of Fundulus heteroclitus isolate FHET01 unplaced genomic scaffold, MU-UCD_Fhet_4.1 scaffold_230, whole genome shotgun sequence:
- the LOC105923974 gene encoding desmoglein-2 codes for MDLLLRCSLFILLGFFVALVPMNIEGHNGSLRRQKREWILAPKILKEGQDYTTEESVVKIRSDKETEENITYSLTGHGADKDPEDRFQVDPNSGNIKVNSILDREEIAEYKLFGVAKFPNGSCAEKDITIMIRVKDINDCTPVIKVQQVGRVSEHSNQGTVVMKVIATDDDDNTTINAWLSYRIDERSNSGGMFSIKPQTGEVRVAKTTLDRETKDTYKLIILASDEGGKPGGNTGTGEIEIKLTDINDNIPTLAKEMYEGSVEENTVGVEVLRIQAVDLDMINTENWFAVYEIVSGNEGGYFNISTDKKTNEGVITITKALDYEEIKALNLAVKVKNEAEYNFGSSMSITGASGSKSYPININVVNQKEGARFKPSVKSVTVSEEKTSISLDKVITTYAAIDSDTLKTATNVRYAKLKDEDNWFSIDPITAGIKLNKYPDRESKYLVNGRYYAEIICISNDIPSKTATGTIVIQVEDFNDHCPTLTSTTRTVCFGDNVVYVTAEDEDGFPNSAPFTFEVIQGDSKEKWDLEPFNKTTVLLRHKGSIWPGLYKAHLEIKDQQGTSCSEPQIIDITVCKCQDRTKACLSRSKSKVTFGAGGILLMLLGLLLLLLVPLLLLICLCGSAAREFKTIPFEAKEHLILYHTEGQGEDKDMPGFQVPVQVDGGTLKMRNINMSGGQAYLDSLVCSQHPMGGGGTLTAEDMNMYKTYNHKYSAGQNQMDFMGGGAIAGQNMRFSQHRAAASSDMALSEHHLGQYFSDKSSQFSQQYQEKDTQVSYRYEGEESLAGSVGCCSLLELQDQDFAFLEDLGPKFKTLFEICQGTDLETTSVVAGAFDVSKQSVSKVRPSTSAQTHVHTHMETIKEREHVNVNNVNISNKASGSSTVIQEGRITENSQRSATLPRAQETTVIPNQTLLIQQPTMYYAATPMYVVESKPQMVLVSGGTQQMVGQESQAGLSQGLIQVGGLQGSQGMMLVEGQVEMKGAHGQVAQGLPQGAISESTKVFVAENGSASEKQSMHTRPSSAQIPQRSSQAGFEVSSKSVHGKSFSASSRGSAGSKEDFEMTTTPRSQGAQRVVMHHKKVTITERNIKSSR; via the exons ATGGATCTTCTGCTCAGATGCAGTCTTTTCATTCTTCTGGGGTTCTTTGTCGCT CTGGTTCCCATGAACATAGAAGGACATAATGGATCGCTGAGAAGGCAAAAAAGAGAATGGATCCTCGCCCCCAAAATCCTTAAGGAGGGACAGGACTACACCACTGAAGAGTCTGTTGTAAAA ATTCGCTCAGATAAGGAGACAGAGGAAAACATAACATACTCTTTAACTGGTCATGGTGCTGACAAAGATCCAGAGGACAGATTTCAAGTTGACCCAAACTCTGGCAACATTAAGGTCAATTCCATTCTGGACCGAGAGGAAATTGCAGAATATAAG CTTTTTGGTGTGGCAAAATTTCCCAATGGGAGCTGCGCTGAAAAGGATATCACTATCATGATTAGAGTTAAGGACATTAATGACTGCACTCCTGTCATCAAGGTCCAGCAAGTTGGACGAGTCAGCGAGCACAGCAATCAGG gtaCTGTTGTCATGAAAGTCATAGCTACAGATGACGATGATAACACCACTATAAACGCCTGGCTCTCCTACAGAATAGATGAGAGAAGTAACAGTGGCGGGATGTTCAGCATCAAACCCCAAACAGGAGAGGTTAGGGTTGCTAAGACCACACTAGATAGAGAG accaAAGACACATATAAGTTGATCATTCTTGCTTCTGACGAGGGAGGCAAACCAGGAGGAAACACAGGAACTGGTGAAATTGAGATTAAACTCACAGACATAAATGACAACATTCCAACTCTGGCAAAAGAAATG TACGAAGGAAGCGTGGAGGAGAACACTGTTGGTGTTGAAGTCCTAAGGATACAAGCAGTTGACCTGGATATGATCAATACAGAGAACTGGTTCGCCGTGTACGAGATCGTTTCAGGAAATGAAGGCGGTTATTTCAATATCTCAACTGATAAAAAGACCAACGAGGGAGTTATCACCATAACTAAG GCTCTGGACTACGAGGAAATAAAGGCGCTAAATTTGGCAGTGAAGGTTAAAAATGAAGCTGAGTACAACTTTGGCAGCAGCATGTCGATTACAGGAGCTTCTGGGTCAAAGTCGTATCCCATCAACATAAACGTCGTCAACCAGAAAGAGGGCGCCCGATTCAAACCGAGTGTGAAATCGGTGACTGTCTCTGAAGAGAAAACATCCATCTCTTTGGACAAAGTCATAACAACCTACGCTGCTATTGACAGTGACACTCTGAAGACTGCCACCAACGTGAG GTATgcaaagttaaaagatgaagaCAACTGGTTTTCTATTGATCCAATAACAGCCGGAATCAAGTTGAATAAATATCCTGACCGAGAGTCCAAGTATTTGGTCAACGGAAGATACTATGCTGAAATTATTTGCATCTCCAATG ACATTCCCTCAAAAACTGCAACAGGGACCATAGTCATTCAGGTTGAGGATTTCAACGACCACTGTCCAACACTGACCTCAACGACCCGAACCGTATGTTTTGGTGATAATGTAGTTTACGTCACAGCAGAGGACGAAGACGGGTTCCCCAACTCCGCACCATTTACCTTTGAAGTGATTCAAGGGGACAGCAAAGAGAAGTGGGATTTGGAGCCATTTAATA AAACCACAGTCCTCCTTCGACACAAGGGAAGCATATGGCCAGGCCTCTACAAAGCACACCTGGAGATCAAGGACCAGCAGGGAACGTCCTGCTCTGAGCCCCAGATCATCGACATAACGGTGTGCAAATGCCAAGACCGCACCAAGGCCTGCCTGTCACGCAGTAAAAGCAAAGTAACTTTTGGAGCTGGAGGTATcctgctcatgctgctgggactgCTGCTCCTTCTAT tggttcCCCTTCTTTTGCTCATCTGCCTCTGTGGAAGCGCAGCAAGAGAGTTTAAAACTATTCCCTTTGAGGCAAAAGAACATCTGATCTTGTATCACACCGAGGGACAAGGAGAAGACAAG GACATGCCTGGTTTCCAAGTCCCAGTGCAGGTTGATGGTGGCACATTAAAGATGAGGAACATTAACATGTCTGGGGGACAGGCATACCTGGACAGTTTGGTTTGCTCACAGCATCCAATGGGTGGAGGAGGGACCTTAACAGCAGAGGACATGAACATGTACAAGACGTACAACCACAAATACTCGGCAGGCCAGAATCAGATGGATTTTATGGGCGGAGGAGCAATAGCAGGACAAAACATGAGGTTCTCTCAACACAGAGCTGCAGCCTCCAGTGACATGGCTTTGTCAGAACATCATCTTGGACAATACTTTTCAGAT AAATCAAGTCAATTTTCACAGCAATATCAGGAGAAGGACACTCAGGTGAGCTACAGGTACGAGGGCGAAGAGTCACTGGCAGGTTCAGTGGGTTGCTGCAGCCTCCTTGAACTTCAAGATCAAGATTTTGCCTTCCTTGAAGACCTGGGTCCAAAATTCAAAACCCTGTTTGAAATCTGCCAGGGAACAGACCTGGAGACCACTTCGGTGGTTGCTGGAGCTTTTGATGTCTCCAAGCAATCGGTATCCAAAGTCAGGCCCTCCACTTCGGCCCAAACGCATGTCCATACTCACATGGAAACAATTAAAGAACGAGAGCACGTGAATGTCAACAACGTCAACATTTCCAACAAAGCATCTGGGTCTTCTACTGTCATTCAAGAGGGGCGAATTACTGAGAACTCCCAGCGTTCAGCAACCCTTCCCAGAGCCCAGGAGACAACTGTCATCCCTAACCAAACGCTGCTCATACAGCAGCCTACCATGTACTATGCAGCTACCCCCATGTATGTAGTTGAGTCCAAGCCCCAAATGGTGCTAGTGTCAGGGGGAACTCAGCAGATGGTTGGTCAGGAAAGTCAAGCTGGGCTCAGTCAAGGGTTGATACAAGTTGGAGGCCTCCAAGGTTCTCAGGGTATGATGCTGGTTGAAGGGCAGGTGGAAATGAAAGGAGCGCATGGGCAGGTAGCACAGGGCCTCCCACAGGGAGCCATCTCTGAATCCACTAAAGTGTTCGTAGCTGAGAATGGGTCCGCAAGTGAGAAGCAGAGTATGCACACCCGGCCGAGCTCCGCTCAAATACCGCAGAGGTCTTCGCAGGCAGGCTTTGAAGTGAGCAGCAAAAGTGTTCATGGGAAATCGTTTTCTGCCAGCTCACGTGGTTCTGCTGGCTCAAAGGAGGACTTTGAAATGACAACCACACCCAGGTCGCAAGGAGCCCAGAGGGTTGTTATGCACCATAAAAAAGTCACAATTACTGAGAGAAATATCAAGTCGAGCAGGTAA